AATCAGTTTTAGTGCTGAAACAAGGGGGTGGAGCACATGTCCTGCCAAATCACTGGCTTGGATGACATTTTGACTCTTAAGTATATATTGACAAAACAAGCATTTGGGTCACATTCACCTTTTTAAGGTCAAAGTGGCtttatttgtttgctttgttttttgcctAGCTGTGAATCTGTGAGAGAAGATTTGTAGAAGATTTGCACCGAAGCCCAAAGTTCTACTTTAATGTTGGTGTTGTATACTTTATGACAAGCTTCTTAACAACACATACACTATTATACCCTTTTTCAGACACCACCATGTCAAAGTTTCCTAAAAGTTTCCAGAGTGAGCTTCGACTCCATGGTTCAAGTCAGCCAAAGTGCATACATAAGACAAGCCTTTttaatatacagtgcctataaaatgtattcaccctcttggatgttttaccctttaattaaattttgaatcaataatggtcaatataattgcacctttagacaaaaaaataaaaaaaataataaaataaaataataataataataataataaaaataaaaagcaaacaaaaaaacctcttgAATGTCAAACTGAACACAGaattcttcaaagtaatgtaaattaaataaaatatgtaatgttgaataagtgactgcataaatatttatccctttcaagtcagtatttagtagatacatttctggctgcaatcacagcactaatTCCATGTTAATAGGTCTCAATCAGTTCTGCACTTCTGgatactgcaattttactccatttttctttgcaaagctGCTCAATCTCTGTCAGATTGAAAGACTTTTTTACTGGGGTGGCCAAACTGTGGCAGGGAATTTTGCAGGGGTGGCCTGAAGTATGTGCTCACTTGTAACAATGAATAAAATTTGCTTGCCCTGTCTGATTTCActccttgaaaaaaaattaaacactatTCAATAGAAGTTAACACTAAGTATGCATTATTATCTGATGTAAACATCATTATAAACACAGCTGTAAAATCCCATGTTATAATGCATTAGTGAAACATTAGTCGAGGGGAAGGGTTAGGGTTACTAATACTTTGTTAATGTATCAATAAAGCATTTGTAGATCAGTTTATAAATTATATATAGCTTCATTAATACAGCTTGACTTAAGCTTTTACTAATACTTCGTCaatgtaacaaaaaatatttataactcACCTTATAAATGACTAATATGAATGCTACAAAAATGATAAGGCAAGTATTACATATGCTAATCTAATGCTTTTATTAATGCTAAAATTGTGAAGTCATTATAAAGTGTTACCTGCTGAACATATTGAATTAGATAACTAACAATAAAGTCAGGTACAGATGCTTTATTCCTGTGGATATTTTAAACAACGTGAACCATAGGTTCTCTAAGCttcttttttaatgactttaaatgaTGTCAGAATTCACAATTTCAAACactaaaaaatgcaaatatccaACACAAAGAGAGCAGCCAgcaaaacagcctgaaaaaacTGATTTGAGTAATGTCTCGCCTCTGATAAAACACACAGCCAATGATAATTTAGAATTTTGacgtggccaatcagatttcttgGGTTTCATGGACCAACCCAAATATTTTCATCAGGGCTGTCAAAGGATATAAAATCTAAAGCACAGTCAATCTTacaatttctgtttttgatggcatccttttatcacattttagaaTTTGagtattttgcatttcaaaccCCCTTGGtgtcattttgttgttgtttttcagccttaaactaagggtaattgacttccttgcattttaaagtgaaatgagacatcaaGTTTCAGTgatgaatttattttatatcattgtggctgcagggagatgctgagaTGCCTTAACCAAAGCATGTTGAAAGGGATAAAAGCCTGTTATTAAACACAAGAAGTGCACTAATTGGGGACCTTCATTAACCACAATTAATGCAATCAATCTTGACAACCCTCTTTTTCATTGATGTAATTTGTTGAGTTAAAGCACTAGCctatatttttctgaaaacagatcTCATGTTTTATCTGAGGATCCGACATTTCCCTTGAAAACCAAAGACAGGTGTGCTGGGATGATGTAATGTCAAAACAAATCTTGGAGTTTCCCAAAAGATAATGAATTTAGCGAGAAACAAATGTCATTCGTTCCCATCACATGTAATGCGCCCAAAGCAGGTCATAGCCAGATTGAAGTTATATATATTTGCTTCTGCCAATCtgatacattttcttttaagaCTACTACAGTCCTGCACATAATGTATATCTCACAATAACTTCCCAATAGATTGTAAAAAGTTACCTTGTAGATTCATATTCTACTGTGCATATGCAATGTGTGATTAACCCTTGAATATCATGCAGTCCAGCTCACAAACAAgtgtttttataataaaaaccccaaaaggAGTCCACATATAAACCATGGGTTTGCCTTGAGTCATCAAGAATGTTACTTTTTCTGCCAACTCTTGAAATTTTACTAAATAATTTAAAGCACAGGTCTTGATGATGGTACCAAGTCGTATTATCttgttgttcttttattttttttaatcttttgcctacacttgttgtttttgtctcaaACCATGCTGAGTTGGTGTGAATcttaagtgttttaaaagtgtattaaaaggttaaaagtgtaTCAATATCCATTtcatattcagtttttaaaactcAATTCTCATGACAGGTTAAACAGAAGACTTATATACAGAATATTCTTTacttcaacaaaaacaacaacaacaaaatgattgtcctttttattgtttatttttttacatgttttattattttggatACAAAATTCTGACCACATCTCAGTCAACACCTATAATGCCATTTatacaaacaaactaataacattcaaatatatataaaacagtttaattgGTTGCTTTTCTTTTAGCTTTGAAAACAGTGAATATACGTGTTTCAAAAAAGGTTTATGCAAGTAAAAAACTCTGGGTTCCCGATATAAAAGTTCCCCTCTGCTGATTCTGATTCAATCCCATTCATTCCAATAATATACTATCAATAacattgtcttttaaaaaatagaacagCATGATTATTATCACAAGATTAGACCAGAGCTGATTTAACTATAATAATTtttgaaggcaaaaaaaagttctgctggTGGAGTTaattgattttttccccctcatgtTTCCCCTTCTTTATGTTTTAGGGGACAAGAGCAACACAATTTTTCAGTTAAGAATAATTGTGAACACTTTCACCAATTATCCAGTCCAAAATAGCCCCAGGAACATCGACTTCTTTCAGACTGAGtgtaatgaaaaactaaatttatTGCACATTTGTACAGTATTTTTTCACTTATAAAGCAAACCACTGCAATACATGGGGAACCTTTGTCACAACAGATGAACCAGTCTTTTGTTGTAAATTGTataaaatccttgaaaaaattAGTAATTCCCTCATTTCATTTCCATCCATATTTTTGATCTCAACATGATGATGTTTACTGTTCAGAAGGGGGAAATGATCACAGGACCAGCAGAAACCACACTCTTTGGCTCGGCCTTCATCTGTTTAACAGCCTGGATGTCTCTTTCTGCAGATACGTAATCATTCAAACCTGGTTACATTTATGTATGAATGTTTGCATTTCTATACAATATTATCTGAATTATGCATTCTACAAAATCATGACTTACTTCTCCTGTAGCATGGTGGGTCACAGGAATGACCCAAGGTAGCAGAGCACACAGCTGTGCTGCAGTGAATGTATACCTAAACAAGCGAAATAGTGTTGGTTAATCTACTGTACTTGCATCAGCTTCATTTTAGAGGAACTACATTCCTTACCTGTTCCCTCAGGGGTTCCATTGACTCTGGGttcacaaatgtaaacattttgaaaatgaaacgCCTGTAATGACTCGGGAAGTCCAGGCCAGACGAGGGACCAACCGGAACCAGAGATGACAAGTAGCGATCATCCCTGTATGGACACCTGGGTGGAGAAAATATGAAGTTACGACTTTTCTAAAGCCACAAACAGATCTGAAAATAGTTTGCGTGTATCAGAACTTAACACACTTTCAAATATACAGGACAATGTAAAATGTTTTCAGACCCGTCTATCAGAATATCCCACTGGGGCACACTGTGAGGATGGGTGTTCGTGGTTGCCCAGCAGCGTCCAAGTGTCAGTACAAGGTTGGGATCTGTCTTTCCAAGGAGCTGAGCCTCCACATACACGGGGTCCCTCAGAACTTTGGTCACAGGGTAGTCTGCATCTGTGTAGTAAGAGCTGTAGGCCACATCCACTGTGAGAGCAGATACTAGTTAGTACAACCACCAGCATGGTAAAATGATGAACAAATAACACTGCCAAGATGACGTGCATTTACCTTCATTACAACCCTTTGTATTGCACTGTCCATTTGCCAGCCTCAGGTGTACTCTGATGGGTCCCAGAGCTGCAACTGGTAGAGGAGGATTTTCTAATGGTAATACTTGTGTAACCACAGTTTCAACAGAAGTGCCAGTGTACCTACACTGGAAGAGCAACCTGAAAGAGAAAACTGGCatcatgttttcttgtttaGAACATTTATTTGGACACTAGAAACGTGATTATAAATTGATTATTTACTCAAAGTAGCTGTCTCTGGTTATGGCTCCTAGAGGCCCGACTCCAACGTCGTAAGAGGAGGACATCCTGTTCTCATAGATTATGACCCCAGGCTCCTCCTGCAAGAGGATACAAACAAAATGCAGGTAGAATAACAACCTCCAAAGTTGCTATTATTAGAGGAGAAAATCCGAGAAAATGAAGATCTTACCATAACAACAGATTCACAGGAGGTGACAGGAAATTGGTAGATGGCAAAGCCAGAATTAGAGTCGACATGCGTGCAGTGTTGACCTTGACCCAACAGTGAAATTGACTCAAGATCAATGTTTGGCAGAGTGGCATCTCTGGCAACCACCAAGATGAACTGGGCATCCTTGGTACACTGGACAGTCACTGTAGCAATAGAGTAGTAataactcaaaatattagacaTATAAGGTTCCTTAAAGCAAATTGAACAAGGTTCAAGTCATTCAAGCTGGTATTCGATGGTAAACAGTTCTGAAGGGCCTAAATGCTAACATCCacatacaataataataataataataataataataataatacaattaaTTTATAAAGCACTGTACAATAGTTAAAAAGACATTACATACATACAATGGTGAAAACTATACTGGCAGATATTCATGACTGTAGTTTGGCAATATACCATTCCAACTTTCTTTATTTAGCACCACGGAAAACGAAGACAAAGATATTAAgtgttacttaaaaaaatactttgaaccttcaactgttttttttttttaactaaactGGACTtggtatttttcaaaagttcTCCAATGTCATGGATTGAGCAGTAATGCTGTTTCTAGAGCTAGTTcatcaaaatgccaaaaacagaCCAAAGTACAATTACAACAATCAATAATGAAATGTAATTTCACAAAAGATAAACTAATTTAAAAGCAATCGCATATTTTCTTCTATTACTAAAACAGCTGATATGATCTTGACCTCATTAGTAACGTTGCCTAAATACTGTAGACGATAGCTTTTTTAGTGGGAAACATATACGCCTATTATGATTATTTGCGGCcaatatttaaacaaaagaaatacaGTCCATACTTGTAATTAATCCAGTGTTAACTGGGTAAAAACACATAACACCATTTAGTTATTCTACAAGGACCAATACTTTTACCACACAATGTAGTATTAACCTAATACAACCTCAATAAAGAAACAAATGCCTTTAAAAGGCCTACCTGCTTTCCCAAAATGGCACTGTTGACCATCAAAACAACAGCTTATGGCTTcacaagcagcagcagagatatcAGGACTTCCACATGGCACTTTCTGGCTCTCTGAAACCTCACAAATCTGGGTAGACTGCTGCTTTGGAGCACTGTGTTGGTAGGTAGAGGGTGCCTGTGGTGATGTAGGTTGAAATGGTTGAGGTGGCTGATATGTTTGACGTGACTGGGATGGTTGCTGTGGCTGAGATGGTTGCTGTGGTTGAGATGGTTGCTGTGGTTGAGATGGTTGATATCTTTGATGTAGCTGAGATGGTTGCTGTGGTTGAGATGGTTGATATCTTAGATGTGGTTGAGATGGTTGCTGTGGTTGAGATGGTTGATATCTTAGATGTGGTTGAGATGGTTGCTGTGGTTGAGATGGTTGATATCTTTGATGTGGTTGAGATGGTTGCTGTGGTTGATATGGTTGATATGTTTGATTTGGCTGAGCTGGTTTCTGTGGTTGAGATGGCTCTTGTTGATCATGTGCTTGCTGAGGCTTATATGGTTGAGCTGGTTTCTGTGGTCGAGATGGTTGATATGGCTGATATGGTTGATGTGGTCGCTGCGGTTGAGAGGGCTCTTGTTGATCATGTGGTTGTTGAGGCTGATATGGCTTATATGGTTGATATGGTTGCTGTGGTTCAGATGGCTCCTGATCATCTTGGGGAGACTGATACTCAGGAAATCCTTCAGGTCTCACAGTAAACTTTGGTGCTACAAAATATTGAGGATAAATCAGGATATAATTAGGTTTTATCGGTGGTGTTTTAGAATATTGAGGTGTCTTCTTTTGAGTAAGAGCCTGAACCTGTGGCACTTGAGAGTATTGAGGAGCCTGAGGTAGTGGAGCTTGGCCCTGTGGCATCTGAGAGTATTGAGGAGCCTGAGATTGCAAAGCTTGGGCCTGTGGCATCTGTGGAATCTGAGGGTATTTAGGAGCCTGAGGTCCTGGAGCCTGGACCTGTGGCATCTGAGAGTATTGGGGATCATGAGGTGGTGATGGAGCTTGGACCTGTGGCATCTGAGGGTATTGAGGATCCTGAGGTGGTGATGGAGCCTTGGCTTGTGGCATCTGAGGGTATTTAGGATCCTGAGGTGGTAGGGGAGCCTTGGCTTGTGGCATCTGAGGGTATTTAGGATCCTGAGGTGGTAGGGGAGCCTGGACCTGTGGCATCTGAAGTCCAAGGCTCTGCCACATTGAATCTTGAGCATCTACCTCTGTCCTCAGTAAGAATCCAAGCAGTGCTACAGCCACAAATGATGTGGTGCTCCAGCGCGCCATGGTTTGAAAGCAGTTTGATCTCGACAGTACTAAAGTTTGGGCTCTACCCCCTTATATGTGACTAAgcttaatgtttaaaaatgcaccTCTAAAGCCAAATCACCGCCAATCACAGTCAGCTTTCTTTCTAAGAGCCAATTGAAATCTTCAGACTGATTaggtaatgttttttttttttttacatcatttaaCTGGATATTTCAAAATGCCTTTAAGAAGGTCAAGAGGATTGTTTGTATGGGCTGGACAAGAGGATGAACCATGTGTTCAGACAGCTGAGTTAGATAacagtttgacattaaagtgtATTTACAAATCAAACTTTTCGGTCACAACAACCGTTTTAAAGGTCTTTGTGGCCTCTAGATTTATTTGTCAAATGTTTATTTAGCTTGAGCACACTGAGAAGGCCCTCTCAAATTTGCTGTAGCAGGTGGTTTATCTTCAGCCATAAAGTCAAAGATCTGTATGACACTGAAAAGTAGGGCAAATCGCTAAAAAGGTAACTCTCTAACACAGAATCTTTTATAGCTTATGTTTgccaaattttatttttgcttaCCTGCTGCAATAGACTGGCATAGTAAGGACAATAATGAAATGATAGCTGAATTTCAAGATAGCATAAGTGATCCGGTTCACATGCTGAATATCTGCCTATTTATACATCTGGCAATATATTGAGTTTTCAAATGAGATGGGTCAAGTCAGGTATGAGAGCTGCTGGTTCGGCAGACTGAAGGTAGCACTGATGTCACCATGGGCGGCCAAGGCATCACTTCCATGGACCAACCCTACCACTGAGTCAAGCTGGTGTAGACTCTGTCTTTTGCAGAGTTCACTCACTACTGTCGGAGTAGACTTCAATGAACAGGGCAGAGCCTATTGAATTAGTCAGTCTGACTTGCAGTAAACACTTCTTGATAGGCCTTACATCAAAAAGAGATGAGTGTAAAGGCAATGAAAACTAACAATTAGGTTATTGAGCTGCCCATAAACATCAATGTCTACTCCAAACACATAAATCTACCATGGCAAACTGTATCAACGTGAGTCATATGGGAAAAAGTGCTTTGGTTGATGGACGGGGTGTGAAATTATTTTCTGTGGTTTTACCTCAACTCAAGTGAAAGTCTTGTCTCCAAATAGCATCAACAGAACAACGTGTCAGTGCTGCAAAGCGGGtgttttggctttacttttttacagtgtaaggAGACAGATGGCTCCTCTGTCATGCTCTGCAGCTGTGTGATATTGGTGCCTGGTGTTATGCTGCTGTGGACACACAAGAGGCAAGTCGTGTAAACATGCACTAAGGTATGCATACACACACAGCGGCGTTCAGCCCTGCCCTCCGATGCTGCACATTGCCAACACATTTTCCTGGATCAGCCTCCATTACCTCTTATGGCAGATCAGCAGAAGGACTTTTTCCTGCCATTTCTGTGTTAAGCATTGCAGGCATGGAGCAAAAGGGGCTTAGATATCCTGCCTTCAAATGCACGCATGTAAACCCAAAGAGATTTGGTGTCCATATAAATGTTAAGTCAGTATTTTTAAGAAGAAATTATATGGCAGAATGGTAGTGTTGCCACCTTGTGGATTAAATATGCCAGTGCATTAGTGGAGTACAGGTTGGCCAACAAGCATATAGATAAATAAACACAGTTACAGAGATCTTATGCCAGACACGTTTTAATCTGTTGTTGCTACCTGCCTTCTCCAAGTTATGACATGTTGCACATACTTCTCTCATCTGTTTATTGATTTTCACCATAGCTTGACTTTGAGCTCCTGTGAagaaagcttttatttcatCAGAGGTACAGACTCATCAAAACATGCTAACAAGTTTCAGTCATACAGGCTTTCATCAGGGCCTTACCTGCCCTGGTGAAGGCCTGTATGGCAACTGATGTGACATTTGTGAACAAGAGCCAGATCTTTTATGTGAATCtggatctttttttaattcagcatgATTTACAGAGCAGGGGTGATCTTCTCTCGACACTGCTCTACCAAAGGTACACCACACTTTAAGCATTTCAAACCAGGGGTATCATAAAGCCCAGCAAATAAGCAGGTGTTGTCTGGCCTGCACAGCATTTTGGAAAGCACATTTCAGAACATaattatgcaacatttttgttaaatttaattcaattaaTTATGTGTCAAAACACTGCTAGATTTGGCTGATctaatgaagccaaactggtctGAAGAGCCCGAAAAGACAGATCTTCATggtgagctgagccaaatgaacTGTAGCGTTCAAAAAGGCTGTAATTCCCATCACAGACATGACTGAAGTACGTTTTTGTGAGTCTGTAGTGCTGATgaaataaagcctttttttaaactagCCATCTGAGTGCCTCAGACTTTTTCAGAGACTTAAAAGTTGGTTCCCCACACTAAAGGTCACTAGAGGGACACATGCTTTCTagtattttcaacattttcccaCACCCATGCAGCACTGCATATGTCTGCTTTCTACTGTGAAGAACTTTCAGTCTGTGatgattttggcgccccctgaaGATGAATTACTGGCCTGGATCTCTTGTTGAGCTTGTCCTGTACACATTCAAGTCGTGTTTTCAATCAAAAAGCTCATTTCTTTCAACAGTTAAATCTCTTACAGGTTGGAAACGAAAATAGGCTACTTTCAGTTGCAAAGGtttaaaagtctgtaactgaCTTAGTCTGGCACTTGTCCAATATAAAAATGAGCTATTCTGTTGCTCACAAAGTTTCAGTATAACAGTCATTTAATTCTACATCATAACTAACAAATATCATCATAAAGGCTTAAATAGCACAGTGGAGTGAAGCCAAGAGGTTTACCTTTGATTTTACGGTGTGTTTTCCCTTTAAGGACTCAAGCATGACAGCCTACACTTCCCACAATTCCAAGCGCCCTGAAGCTCCGTAAATCGGTGCGTGCTTTTGCAGGGGCAGAGCGACAGCAGCGTCTTTGGTTATAAGCAGGTCAGACCGGCTGAAATAAGACTTAACGGGGAGGTGTTCATATTGAAAATGTCAGTTTCATCTTCACACAGCTCGGAAACACCGAGCCTTAGGAGGAGGCCGACTGAACATACACAAGGTAGGCTGACAAGGAGATTAATTTAGCTTGTGTTAGCGtggaaaactttatttataacaagGCGACTGCGCTACAATGGTAATAGGAACACGTCATAATTAgatatatttacaaaaagtgTTATGTACGGGTATATCattatataaatgaaaagtggaAAGACGTGTAGCTCGTAATAGACAGTGGTGTAGCATGCGGGACAGTCAGTCACGTCGTATTGATTACAGTGAGCTCCACGCCCCCAGCCCAAAGTGCCAAGACTGCGCGCATGCAAGTAGTCAAGCATCGATATGTGCAGGGCCTTCTCTTTAAAAGTAAACACATTGTTATTGGATGTTGTTTGCTGATGGTGCAGACAAGTATCTGATCGCACTGGGGCTGCAACTCGATTGATTGTATTTCAAATGAGTCTAATGTGCTTTATATTCTAATTGTAAAAATAGATCATCACAGAATCCAAGTGATAATGGTTTACAGTTTTATGAAATAGAGTTAACGCCGTCAGATTGTCTGACTAAAGAAGCTTTAGTCTGAAGACAGTTTGGCCTGTAAATGATTATTCACTTCTGACTATTTTTATTACTTGCTGAATGGAATTATAGGCTAGTTTCCGTTTCTTGTCCCCTTCATTGCAGCAAAATCCAATTCTCAAGAAGAGTACAACATTCTCATTTTTAAGACTTTCTGCTAAGCTTTAGAAACCAATATAAAAGCTGAAAGGGGAAGCAAAATAAGACACCCAAAGTGTATGTTCACGCTGTTTAGAATTTTGTGAAAGGGGAAGTGAAGTTGAGTCACGTGATGCCGTGCTTCGTCAGATTCAGTCATTGATCGGGCCTATTTCTTGTGAGACACAATTCCTGAAAATAAATTCGTGATCCCAGGCAGTAATTGCAGTCATGCTTCTGGGTTCCCCACATAACAAATCCAGCTgttgtctatctgtctgtctgagacagtcaaaaacagacagagaccCCTTCAAAAGGGAAGTTTGTACTCACACACTCTGTGTCCCAACATCAGCACAAATCTCACAAATCATTTGCACTGACTTCCTTTAGGTGCTGTGAAAAGCTGATGGAGCTTATCATAGGTGTTGTACTATTTTAATGCTCTGCTGGATGAAATCATGAGTGAATCTTTAAATTAGTCTGATTAAGACCATCTGGTCTGCTCTGTATTGAAAGTCCATCAGTAAAGGCTCTCTGTGTAACTGACACAGACTGGCATCAAGCTGGTGCATGGGTACATTCTTGTTGTCAAGACAAAGACTCTTCTTATAAGGCGTTCTAAGATTTCCAagattttttattgtatttccaaaaaaacaattCAAGTCATGGGCCACTCAAAATGTGTTTACTTTaaatcagagttttaaaagttaacatatgaatatgacatttaaaacaaagtttGCTTAATAAGTAGGTTAAGCCATTTTGGTTTACCCATTAACTTAATTTTATAACGTATTTATGCGCTGACCATTTTTCCAGTAAAAACCCTTTCAAATTTTCTGGTTTTGGCTTCTTTGATGTaggaaattgtgtttttcttcaagTCTCTTATACTGTTTAATGAATAATCTTTGGCTAGAAGAGTGATGCTTTGGACAGCGGAAATTATTTGCTGTTTGGAAACTAAATGTGCTTTAATCGAAAATTTGAGTGTTTTTAGTGATGCTGGATAAAGGGGTATTTAGAGAGATTCAAGACTAGCAAGACAATACATTATAATTCagagaaatatatttttaa
The sequence above is a segment of the Cheilinus undulatus linkage group 9, ASM1832078v1, whole genome shotgun sequence genome. Coding sequences within it:
- the LOC121514540 gene encoding zona pellucida sperm-binding protein 4-like, with the translated sequence MARWSTTSFVAVALLGFLLRTEVDAQDSMWQSLGLQMPQVQAPLPPQDPKYPQMPQAKAPLPPQDPKYPQMPQAKAPSPPQDPQYPQMPQVQAPSPPHDPQYSQMPQVQAPGPQAPKYPQIPQMPQAQALQSQAPQYSQMPQGQAPLPQAPQYSQVPQAPSTYQHSAPKQQSTQICEVSESQKVPCGSPDISAAACEAISCCFDGQQCHFGKAVTVQCTKDAQFILVVARDATLPNIDLESISLLGQGQHCTHVDSNSGFAIYQFPVTSCESVVMEEPGVIIYENRMSSSYDVGVGPLGAITRDSYFEYTGTSVETVVTQVLPLENPPLPVAALGPIRVHLRLANGQCNTKGCNEVDVAYSSYYTDADYPVTKVLRDPVYVEAQLLGKTDPNLVLTLGRCWATTNTHPHSVPQWDILIDGCPYRDDRYLSSLVPVGPSSGLDFPSHYRRFIFKMFTFVNPESMEPLREQVYIHCSTAVCSATLGHSCDPPCYRRKRDIQAVKQMKAEPKSVVSAGPVIISPF